CTTCGGGCTACCAGTTCCTGGCGACCGATCCCGTCACCGGCGTTCCGCTCCGCGCGGCCAATGGCAACGTGATCCCCAGCCTCGGCCGCGAAAGCGTCGCGACGGCATTCTACGGCAACCCGCGCCAGGTCGTGTTGTCGCTCGGCTATAAGTTCTAGGCCGGCTGTTACGGGGCGCTTGGCTTTGCCGGGCGCCCCGCTACACCATGATGATGAACCAGCAAGCCGCCGCCGCCGCGCCGACCACCCGCCTTCAGGCTCGCGTCCTCGCGCTGCTGCTGCTGGCCTACGTTTTCAACTTCCTCGACCGGCAGATCCTGTCGATCCTCGCCATTCCGATCCAGGCGGAGCTCAAGCTCACCAACGAGCAGCTTGGGCTAATGGGCGGCATCGCCTTTGCGGCGCTCTATTCGACCTTCGCCATCCCGATTGCGCGCTTCGCCGATCGCGGGCGCCGCGTCGCCACCATTTCGACCGCCGTCGCGGTGTGGAGCGCTTTCACTGCGCTGTGCGGCGCGGCGGGTAATTTCTGGCAATTGTTCCTCGCCCGCATGGGCGTCGGCATCGGCGAAGCGGGCGGAGTCGCCCCGTCCTACGCCCTGATTTCCGACTATTTCCCGCCGTCGCAGCGCGCCCGCGCCCTTGCGATTTTCTCGCTCGGAATCCCGATCGGCTCGGCGCTCGGCCTCTTCTTCGGCGGCTGGATCGCGACCGCGCTCAACTGGCGCTGGGCGTTCGTTCTGATCGGGCTGGCGGGGATTCCCATCGCGATCGCGCTTCGTCGCCTCGTTCCCGAACCCACGCTCGGCGCGCTCGATGCTGCGCCCGAAGCCGGCGCCTCGGTCAATCCCAGCTTCGGCGAAGTCTTCGCGACACTGGCGCGCAAGCCCAGCTTCTGGCTGCTCTCGTTCGGCGCCGCGAGTGGGTCGATTTGCGGCTACGGCTTCGGCTTCTGGCTGCCCAAGTACATGACCGCGCGGCTCGAACTCCCGCTCGACCAGCTCGGCCTCTACTTCGGCGTGATCGTCCTCGTCGGCGGGTCGCTCGGCATCTGGCTCGGCGGATTGATGGGCGACAAGTTGGGCGGCGCACGTCCGGGCGCCTACGCGCTGGTCCCCGGGATCGCCTTCCTGCTCGCCGCGCCGCTCTACGTCGTCGCGCTTCGCAACGAATCGCTCGCGCTCGGCCTGATCCTCTACACCATTCCTTATATGCTCTCGCTCGCGTGGCTCGGCCCGATCGTCAACGCGGTCCAGAATCTCGTCCCGCCGACGATGCGCGGGACGGCGTCGGCCTGCATGCTGCTGATCAACAATCTGATCGGAATCGGCTTCGGCATCTATTTCTTCGGCGCGATGACCGACCGCCTGACGCCCGAGTACGGCGACGCCGCGCTTTACCAGGCGCTGTTCATCGGCCTCGGCTTCTACATCCTCGGCGGCCTGCTTTTCCTCGCCGCGTCGCGGACGCTCAAGCGCGACTGGTATCTCCGCACCCCGGACTGACGCTCGTCGCGGCAGGGGCTCGACTCGTCAACGCCGTCAATTTGCGGTTCACGCTGGTGGCCCAACGCTTTCGGAACGTGGGTGGATTTGATCCGTTAAGCCCGCAATTCGAAGGAGAATTCCGATGACCAAATGGATGCTTGCCGCGGGCGCGGCAGCCTTGGCGATTGCGTCGCCGGCCCTCGCCCAGAAGGGCGGCCAAGGGGGCGGAAACGATAAGGGTGGCGGTGGCGGTGGCCCCGCCAAGGTCGAACGCGGCGGTGGCGGCGGTGGCGGTGGCCAGCGCGCGGAACGCGGCGGTGGCGGCCAGCAGCAGCGCGCCGAACGTCCCCAGCGTGCCGAGCGCCAACAGGCGCGCCAGGAACGACCGCAACGTGCGGAACGCCAGCAGGCGCGGCAGGAACGTCGTGTCGAGCGCGCCCCTGAGCGCCGCGAGGCGCGTCAGCAGGTGCGCCAGGAAAACCGCCGCGAGGTTCGCCAGGACAACCGCCGAGAGATTCGTCAGGTCGAGCGCCGCGACGATCGCCGCGAAGCCCGTCAGGACGCTCGCCGTGACGTTCGTCAGGACGCTCGCCGCGAGGTGCGTCAGGAGGTTCGTCGCGAAGCACGTCGCGACATCCGCCGTGATGCGCGCCAGGACTTCCGCCGTGCCTTCGCACAGCCGCGCGACGGCTATTCGACGTGGCGTGTCGGCCGCAGCGACGGCAACCGTCTCGACGACCGCTTCGTCCCGCGCTGGACCAGCGCAGGCCTGATCGGCGGTTATGGCGACGCCTGCCCGCCGGGCCTTGCGCGCAAGAACAATGGCTGCCTGCCCCCGGGTCAGGCCAAGAAGGTCGTCGGCACGTTGCTGCCGGCCTATCTGACGGGTCGCAACCTCGATGGCGCGTACAGCCAATGGTATCGCGACAATGACGATTATTACTATCGTTACGACGACGACTACATCTATCAGGTCGGTCGCAACGACAATTTGATCGATGCCTTCTTCCCGTACCAGGACAACGACTATTATTATTATCCGGTCGGGATGAGCTATCCGTCGGACTATAATTACTACAACGTGCCGTATCAGTATCAGTCTTATTATCCCGATGGCGGCGACTATGCATACCGCTACGGGGACGGCGCGATCTATCAGGTCGATCCGTCGAACGGACTGATCGAAGGCATCGCGGCATTGCTCGCGGGCGACCTTGCGGTCGGCCAGCCGTTGCCGCCGGCCTACAGCGCCTACAACGTGCCGCTGTCCTATCGTGATCGTTACTACGACACGCAGGACGACTGGTACCGGTACAACGATGGCAACATCTACCAGGTCGACCCGACGACCCAGTTGATTACCGCGGTAATCAGCGCGATTGTCTGACCGACTGGCGTGACACGGCAGGGCGCCGCGTGGGACCTCCCGCGCGGCGTCCGTCGCAAGCGAGACTAGGACGAGGAGTAACTGCATGTGCGTGAATGTTCGGCTGGCCGCGATGGCCCTTGGATTGACCGCTCTTGCCGGGTGCAGCGCGGACGGCGGCGAAAA
Above is a genomic segment from Sphingomonas sp. LY29 containing:
- a CDS encoding MFS transporter; translation: MNQQAAAAAPTTRLQARVLALLLLAYVFNFLDRQILSILAIPIQAELKLTNEQLGLMGGIAFAALYSTFAIPIARFADRGRRVATISTAVAVWSAFTALCGAAGNFWQLFLARMGVGIGEAGGVAPSYALISDYFPPSQRARALAIFSLGIPIGSALGLFFGGWIATALNWRWAFVLIGLAGIPIAIALRRLVPEPTLGALDAAPEAGASVNPSFGEVFATLARKPSFWLLSFGAASGSICGYGFGFWLPKYMTARLELPLDQLGLYFGVIVLVGGSLGIWLGGLMGDKLGGARPGAYALVPGIAFLLAAPLYVVALRNESLALGLILYTIPYMLSLAWLGPIVNAVQNLVPPTMRGTASACMLLINNLIGIGFGIYFFGAMTDRLTPEYGDAALYQALFIGLGFYILGGLLFLAASRTLKRDWYLRTPD